tTAAATCACGCATTACGCAATTCACCAATATTTTCTTGGCCAGTGGAAGTCGCAACTCAGCTTATTATTGCACTAAAGGCTCGACCAGCAATGGCGTTGTTCACCGGTCGGCGCACTCTAGCACGCTTCCTCTCTCGAACCCTCTCTCAATCCTTTTCTTCCTCCTCTTTATTGGCCTCTTCTCGTTCTCGATTCGCTTTCGCCCTTATCGATAAGCACTCCCCGCCACTCGTTTCCAACTCAGCCCGAGTTCCGACACGCTTGAAGACGTCTGGGTCCGGATACTCGCCCCTGAATGACCCGTCTCCGAACTGGAGCAACCGACCTCCAAAGGAGACGATTCTTCTCGATGGGTGCGACTACGAGCACTGGCTCATCGTCATGGAGTTTCCCAACGATTCCAAACCCTCCGAAGACGAGATGATTGCGGCTTATGTCAAAACTCTAGCTGCAGTTGTGGGAAGGTATGTATGCCCATTTCATTCGCTACTCTCTGATTGCTATGGTTCGATTTTTTATgtgcttgttttttgtttgatgtTCTATTGTGTTTTCCTTGTGGGCTTTAAGTGAAGAGGAGGCGAAGAAGAAGATCTATTCGGTTTGCACGACTACATATACTGGGTTTGGTGCATTGATATCCGAAGAGCTTTCTTACAAAGTTAAAGGTATTTATTTTGGGGTTAGGGTTTGAGGGTTCCAGGTTTAGTTtttgatactttttttcttgatttcaaagTATGGGTGTTTGttagaattgaattattttgaggTTCTGATTTTTTGTGGTTTAGGGTCTAAGgggcttttttttttggaacaagTTTGTTGTTTGTTTCAATTTTGGTAAAGTCATTTTGGTctgttgtttctttttcttttaacttcttGTTTGTAACAAATTATGGGAGTTTGGTAGAACCAGCTTGATGTGTTGTTGCTGGTGCTccagggttttgggtttttggggTTGTCTTTGTTATTCAGTTTGTTTCAGATTGTAGGTATTTGTTTTATAGAAGCAGCTTGGTTTGTTGAATTGGTATTTTATGGTTTTGGTGTTAATTTTAGCCTTTTGATCATCTTTGAAACGTAGGTAACTGATGTAtcaaatttaactaattaattctttttcttgGTGAATAGAATTACCCGGTGTTCTTTGGGTGTTGCCTGATTCATATCTTGATGTCCCCAACAAAGATTATGGTGGTGAGAATCATATAAAACCTGTATTTTACTAGGAAAGTAGCAAATTCTTTGGATTTGAATTTCCTAAGCataacaaattttctttgttttatatttttctggACTTCCTATTAGGGGATTTGTTTATCGATGGGAAAGTCATCCACAGGCCACAGTATAGGTACAATGAGAGGCAGCCAACCAGGAGTAGGCCACGCCCAAGGTATGATAGGCGCCGTGAAACAATGCAGGTTGAAAGAAGAGAACCAATGCAACGGGACAACTGGGCCCAAGATCGGAGAGAACCAATGCATCAACCCACGTCCATGAATGACCAGAATTCACCTCAGGGTGGCGGTAGAGATCCCTCTCTGAACTAGGAGCAGTGCCTGAGAATTCAAGAGTCACCAAAATTCAGaactttgaaaattgaattaaggtTTGATGTCATATTTTTCGTGTATTATGGACAATGACTGTGTTTCCCTTGCATTGCAGCTGAGTATGTTTCATGGTGAACTTAAACTCATTGTCTATAATCTTTTTGAAGATAAGACATGTGGATGTTCTGTAGGTCcattcagatttttttttaacagatGAGAGTACAACCTGAGGTTCTTCTTGAATTGTTCTTAGTATACACATTGATAATTATGGAACATCGCTAATTATTGCAACAAATAACCTTCCGTTGTTTATTCTGTTAGTTTGATCATTGAACATCATTAGTTATTGCAAcaaatatgcattttttgtatttatttgttggttGTCGCCATCACCAATGACTATGTTTTTGAGCCCCAGTatcatttcattcttttttctctcaatttgtTTTGTTAGGAGTGTGTTTTCTGCATCATCACTTCCAAGTTCATAATGCAGACATGTTTGTGTCTGATTTGTAAAGGAAACCTAAGTTTGAAGATATGAGACTGTCACTCTTTTGGGTTCAAAAGCCTGTGTCTTTTCATGTTTAAACCAATTCACAATGTCCATTTTGTGATGATTTCATATATCTGCTTTGTTGCTAACTGATTCTCCTTACACAAGTGCTTGAATATATTATGCAACAGGAATCATTCATTTGATAAGAGAATTTCGTATGTTGACCTCAGTCTATCTAGATGTAGTTTCTGAATAAACATCCAAAGTTTGCATACATGAGATAGAAAAAGTCTGATGGCATGCTGAGTATTACGAGCCCTGCATCTGTATTGACACTAGGCTTGGGGCTTTGCCTTTGAGTAGCTCCTCACTGCCACAATACATCACACCATAATATGTCGTACTAATATGGTGGGAGTTTCTGTTATAGCTTATTGTCTTTACCTATGGTCACAATCAGGCAGCTGTTCAACTCTCACACGATGAGAGATGTGGTATAACTACTCTAAGCAATGTTGAAAACTCTTTTTTGCACATTTGAAAGGGGGGAAATGGCCTGCAGTCTTTTGCTGTAGGCTAAGACTTTAAGAGATGTCATTTTCTTACTTGAGTGTGGATGGATGATCCTAGTTGAAATGCAATGTGTGGCAAGACTTAAGATATGATACTAGTTGGAGATGACATCTTTCTTTGTTGGATGGTTTGGGATTATTGACGTTGCTAATCAAGAACAATCCAAATGGATGTGAGAGATGAACCTTCTTTCTTTTGTGTTAGGCAGATCTGTGTGGGGAAGCTTCTTGCTTTTCTGCGTTGGTTGAATGTTTGCTGTCTTAGAATGAATGCGGTTTTTACAAAGGTGGGTTAACTGCAAGAGTTAATACAACATTTGGATATTTGATGTAACCAAAATGTTGGCATTTAAGCTTTTGTTAAGTTTTGCTGTCCCTTTCATAAATTGACAGATATTGATATAAAAAGAAGGCAGGTTTTGGGCATCTATGTGGACACTCTGCAAGGGTGATTAAAAGGGTTGCTGGAGTTGTGCCCTCATGGGGGCCATGAGGATGACTCAATATCCATACTTGGAACCTTCACTAATTGTTCCTAGAGTATCTGTATGTAGTCCCGCCTGTTGCCTTCTTTCTTGGTTTTTGTTTAACATTTGATGCCTCCATATCAGAGATAGATATTATATTGCCTTCATTAGTAGCACCCTTGGGGACTTGGATGAAACCTGCATGTCTGGGATTAGTACTCTGTTGATTTATTTGTTATCCATATAAATAGTGTTGGTCCATGTTCAAAATGAGTGATTAATATTACTAAGAGctttgaatgatttttaaaaatttgattgaACACCTAATTTTTTGGAAGCAAACGCTTTCAAACCTTAGGAAACGTTTTTAACCGCGTTCAAAATCACTCCTAACGGTTTTAAGTTCTAACTTTAAATAATCTAATTCAAGGACGGATGCCTCAGAAGATAAAATACAGGGCCTTGGGCCTTGTTGATCTAATGCTGTTCTGTCACTTCTGCTTATGCCTTCTATACATTTTTATCCTCTAAGACTCATTTGATAACCCCCAAAAGTTCAATGGTAGATCAGGCggcaataaatttcaaatttcaagcTATGGTGCTTCAACTGAAATAATCTTCAACAATTAACTTgtgattctaaaaaaaagaaaaaaaaggtttgatTTTAAGATACAGTAAAAggtagtttttgaaaaatgatgttTGGAGAATCAATAGTTACCTTGTAAGCATGTCTTTATAAATTTCTTCTCTcttatattcattgatttaaaataaaaattaatttttattttgctgaacaactcctaatgcatccTATGCTAACATAACCTTTAGATAAAATGAGACGGTAGACCACACAACCACTCACTTGGTGCTTTTGTTCAAATTAAAATGCTAAGTGAATAAGTAGATTCTATTGTTTGATtgcatattgaaaaaaaaaatgtttagacTTTGATGATGATAAGGATACATATGTAATTAAAtccttttattttgtattttatattttgatctcATAAACAAATTTGTATCTTCCTTCAGCCCTCTAGATTTTATGATACATTTAAAGGATGGATGCAGAGGGTTGGAATGGTAACAGAGGGATTCACGGCCTTTTCCCCAAAAATATCCACAAATCATATGCGTATGTTGAAACGGCGTCGTTTCATTGCAAGTCAATTTCGTCTCTCCCCCGCTAAAAGGGGGTGCCTAAGATCCAGAATTGCCATCGCCTCGCAACCGACCGAAAAGCTGTGAATCCAAAAGCGAGGAAAATACGCCAGACATCGGGAAGCTGCTTACGATTGGCCACTCATCAACCACCGCCACCGCCACTACCGCCacccccctctctctcttctcttccgaTCTGCTTTCTCACTAATCCGcgatcttttctttttccttttgatttttatcAGAGGTAAGCTCTCTTGATCGATCTAGATCTTGGTCGTTTCTCTTTGATCTACAATTCACGGCGGGATACCATGAACTCCAATTACGGAAAAACCACTAACTCCCAAAGAGGAGGAGGATCCGTTCCCCTCAACAACTACCAGTTCGATTTCGGACTCGGATCCAGCCGTTCCCGCCCTCTTAACGACCAGAAGCAGCAGTCttctcattcttcttcattttctgcGCCGCAATCCCACCCCTGGCAACCCAACAAGCCCTCATGGACTCACCAGCCCGCACCGACTCAGACGACTCGCTCCGGCCCGTCGAATGGGCCAGCTTCTATGGTGGGCGATATCTTTGGGAAGAGTTGGGCTCCTTCTCCAGGACCGAGTTCTGGTATTGGAATTGTGGATAAAAACCCGAATTTGTTTGGAGACCTCGTGGGCTCCGCTCTAGGTAAGGTTAATAGTAATGTTCCTCTGAAAAATAGCACGCCGGTGTCAGCACAATCGACTAAGAGCCCATATTCAATGGGGAATTTGGCAGATTCATTGCCGAAAACTGGCAATTCAGCGAAAAGTGGTGGGAATTGGGGGAATTCGGAGAATTTTGGGGGTTATTCTAGTGGATACAACAATAGTAGTAATGTCAATAAGAGTACAAACCTTGGAGGGCCATCAACGCAAAGTATGGCTGGCGCTGGTGGAGGTGGGGTGGGGATGACTTCCAAAAAAGACCCATTTGGTTCTTTGGTTGATTTTGGATCAAAACCAATGGGTAGTCTTAATTCAGCAAGTAAGGGTAGTAAGGTTAATTCAAGGGATGAGGCATTCGGAGATTTTCAGAATGCTCCAAAATCAAGTGCATCTGCCTTTCCATCAAGTGCCTTTCCTGCGAGTAATTCCATGGGTGGTAAAGTTAATTCAAGGGATGAATTGTTTGGAGATTTTCAGAATGCTTCAAAATCAAGCGCATCCGCATTTTCTTCAGGTTCCTTTCCTACCAATAATAGCAATTCCATGGGATCAAGTTCAGGTTTTGATCCGAAGATGGACAGCTTTGGCATTCCCACCCAGGATTTTGGTTCTCAGAATCAGCCTCCTGTTCAGACCTCCAATGTTGATCCGCTAGACATGTTGTTTGCCTCTTCAGCTTCTGCTGGAACGGGTCCAACAGGGTCAGAAAGAGTTGGAGAGCAGCAGTTTTCTGAAGGTGATGATTGGGGGTTGGATTCGGACTTTGGAGGAGGACATGACAATGGCGGTACCACCACTGAGCTTGAAGGTCTGCCTCCCCCGCCTGCTGGGGTTACAGCTGCCTCTGCAAAGAGCAAGGGACTGGATAATCACAAGCAGGGGCAATATGCTGATGCAATTAAGTGGCTTTCTTGGGCTGTAGTTCTTCTTGAGAAAGCTGGCGATGATGCTGGCACCATGGAGGTCTTAACATGCCGAGCTTCATGTTATAAAGAAGTAGGGGAGTATAAGAAAGCAGTGGCTGACTGTAGTAAGGTATAGCTTTTCATGTTGTCAATAAATAGTTATGTCTAGGgattgagaatttattttttattgctcATCTAGTTACAAGATGGTGGCCTAGAAGTTATATTGCACAGTTCTAAAGCCTGTTTGAAGAACTCACAAGTCGATTGACTGCTGTTCAGTTACCAGTGACAATGGGGTTACATTGATCCCTTCTGAAAATAATATGTTTATCTTGACCACTTTTGGGGACCTGCAACTTGATGGATGCTAATATTATGGGTTTGGCAGGTTTTTTACTGCAAAACTATCTAAGTTGGTAGATTTCCCAAACAGTCTGGCACAATGCAACTAGTCAGATTTTGATACTGAAAGAACATAGCTTTAGATGTATTTAAGACAGTATTTCTCAGTTATTGGGTGCCGCAGATTTAAAGGTTTGCGACCAGTTAACTGATTCAGGCTGATGTGCAGCACTACTACATGTGGGATGTAGTGCAATGTCACATTACTCTTCTACCATTTACTTATGGGCATGGATATTAGTCTTCTggatttaattttatcattatattCTCTTAAGCTTTTTGAAGAAGAAACTTCATAGACTGCATTGTGTCTTGCAGGTGCTAGAACACGATGAAAAGAATGTATCTGTCCTTGTACAGAGAGCACTTCTCTATGAGAGTATAG
This region of Vitis vinifera cultivar Pinot Noir 40024 chromosome 5, ASM3070453v1 genomic DNA includes:
- the LOC100255130 gene encoding protein RNA-directed DNA methylation 3, whose product is MNSNYGKTTNSQRGGGSVPLNNYQFDFGLGSSRSRPLNDQKQQSSHSSSFSAPQSHPWQPNKPSWTHQPAPTQTTRSGPSNGPASMVGDIFGKSWAPSPGPSSGIGIVDKNPNLFGDLVGSALGKVNSNVPLKNSTPVSAQSTKSPYSMGNLADSLPKTGNSAKSGGNWGNSENFGGYSSGYNNSSNVNKSTNLGGPSTQSMAGAGGGGVGMTSKKDPFGSLVDFGSKPMGSLNSASKGSKVNSRDEAFGDFQNAPKSSASAFPSSAFPASNSMGGKVNSRDELFGDFQNASKSSASAFSSGSFPTNNSNSMGSSSGFDPKMDSFGIPTQDFGSQNQPPVQTSNVDPLDMLFASSASAGTGPTGSERVGEQQFSEGDDWGLDSDFGGGHDNGGTTTELEGLPPPPAGVTAASAKSKGLDNHKQGQYADAIKWLSWAVVLLEKAGDDAGTMEVLTCRASCYKEVGEYKKAVADCSKVLEHDEKNVSVLVQRALLYESIEKYKLGAEDLRTVLKFDPGNRVARSTIHRLTKMAA
- the LOC100260219 gene encoding multiple organellar RNA editing factor 3, mitochondrial, producing the protein MLEWGFYLFSKSNIINFTLNHALRNSPIFSWPVEVATQLIIALKARPAMALFTGRRTLARFLSRTLSQSFSSSSLLASSRSRFAFALIDKHSPPLVSNSARVPTRLKTSGSGYSPLNDPSPNWSNRPPKETILLDGCDYEHWLIVMEFPNDSKPSEDEMIAAYVKTLAAVVGSEEEAKKKIYSVCTTTYTGFGALISEELSYKVKELPGVLWVLPDSYLDVPNKDYGGDLFIDGKVIHRPQYRYNERQPTRSRPRPRYDRRRETMQVERREPMQRDNWAQDRREPMHQPTSMNDQNSPQGGGRDPSLN